One genomic region from Gossypium hirsutum isolate 1008001.06 chromosome D13, Gossypium_hirsutum_v2.1, whole genome shotgun sequence encodes:
- the LOC107920499 gene encoding probable methyltransferase PMT2 — translation MALKPNSTDTRTRSSIQIFIVVGLCCFFYILGAWQRSGFGKGDSIALEMTKHSADCSIVPTLNFETHHAGEVGNVDESEKPKSFEPCHPRYVDYTPCQDQSRAMTFPRDNMIYRERHCPREEEKLHCLVPAPNGYVTPFPWPKSRDYVPYANAPYKALTIEKAIQNWIQYEGNVFRFPGGGTQFPQGADKYIDQLAKVIPITNGMVRTALDTGCGVASWGAYLWSRNVIAMSFAPRDSHEAQVQFALERGVPAVIGVLGTIKMPYPSRAFDMAHCSRCLIPWGANDGMYMKEVDRVLRPGGYWVLSGPPINWRNNYRAWQRPKKELEEEQKKIEEVAKLLCWEKKHEKGEIAVWQKRVNDEACSGRQHNSQANFCKAEEANDVWYKKMDACLTPYPDVSNPEEVAGGKLKQFPERLYAVPPRVASGSVPGVSVETYQGDNEKWKKHVGAYKKINRLIDSGRYRNILDMNAGLGGFAAALDSPKLWVMNVMPTIAEKDTLGVIFERGLIGIYHDWCEAFSTYPRTYDLIHAHGLFSLYKDKCNLEDILLEMDRILRPEGAVIFRDEVDVLIKVKKITAGMRWDTKMVDHEDGPLVPEKILVAVKRYWVVGANSTSVQ, via the exons atggcACTGAAACCGAATTCAACTGACACAAGAACTAGGAGTTCGATTCAAATATTCATTGTTGTGGGATTATGTTGTTTCTTCTACATATTAGGAGCATGGCAAAGGAGTGGTTTCGGTAAAGGGGATAGTATAGCTTTAGAAATGACTAAACATAGCGCAGATTGCAGCATTGTCCCTACCTTAAACTTCGAAACCCACCACGCTGGTGAAGTTGGGAACGTAGATGAATCCGAAAAGCCCAAATCTTTCGAGCCCTGTCATCCCCGTTACGTTGATTACACGCCTTGCCAAGATCAAAGTCGTGCCATGACGTTTCCTAGGGACAACATGATATATCGGGAGAGGCATTGTCCGAGAGAGGAAGAGAAGTTGCATTGTCTTGTCCCGGCGCCTAATGGATATGTGACTCCGTTTCCTTGGCCTAAGAGCAGGGATTATGTGCCTTATGCTAATGCACCCTATAAGGCCTTGACCATTGAGAAGGCTATTCAGAATTGGATCCAATATGAGGGTAATGTGTTTAGGTTCCCGGGTGGAGGAACGCAGTTTCCACAAGGGGCTGATAAGTATATTGATCAGCTTGCTAAGGTCATTCCGATTACTAATGGGATGGTTAGGACTGCACTCGATACTGGTTGTGGG GTTGCAAGCTGGGGTGCATACCTTTGGAGTAGAAATGTTATTGCCATGTCATTTGCGCCTAGAGATTCACATGAAGCACAGGTTCAATTTGCTCTTGAAAGAGGTGTACCTGCTGTTATTGGTGTTCTTGGGACCATCAAGATGCCATATCCATCTAGAGCTTTTGATATGGCTCACTGTTCTCGTTGCTTGATTCCATGGGGAGCAAATG ATGGAATGTACATGAAGGAGGTTGATCGTGTTCTTAGACCTGGTGGTTACTGGGTACTTTCTGGCCCACCAATTAATTGGAGGAACAATTACAGAGCATGGCAACGTCCCAAGAAGGAACTTGAGGAGGAACAGAAAAAGATCGAGGAAGTTGCCAAACTTCTTTGCTGGGAGAAAAAACATGAGAAAGGTGAAATTGCCGTTTGGCAAAAGAGGGTCAATGATGAAGCTTGTAGTGGTAGACAACATAATTCTCAAGCTAATTTCTGCAAAGCTGAAGAAGCTAATGATGTATG GTACAAGAAAATGGATGCCTGCCTTACTCCATATCCAGATGTTAGTAACCCAGAGGAAGTTGCTGGCGGGAAACTGAAGCAATTCCCAGAGAGGCTATATGCCGTCCCTCCTAGAGTTGCTAGTGGAAGTGTTCCTGGAGTTTCTGTTGAAACATACCAAGGGGACAATGAGAAGTGGAAGAAGCATGTTGGTGCTTATAAGAAAATCAATAGACTTATAGACTCTGGGCGGTATCGTAATATTTTGGATATGAATGCTGGGTTGGGAGGATTTGCTGCAGCTCTTGACTCCCCTAAATTGTGGGTCATGAATGTCATGCCCACTATAGCAGAGAAAGATACCCTCGGTGTTATATTTGAACGTGGATTAATTGGCATCTATCATGACTG GTGTGAGGCTTTCTCCACGTATCCAAGGACATACGATCTCATTCATGCTCATGGTCTTTTCAGTTTGTACAAGGACAA ATGTAATCTGGAGGACATTCTATTGGAGATGGACCGAATTTTGCGTCCAGAAGGCGCGGTTATATTCCGCGATGAGGTAGATGTTCTAATTAAAGTCAAGAAGATAACTGCAGGCATGAGGTGGGATACTAAGATGGTTGACCATGAAGATGGTCCATTAGTTCCTGAGAAGATATTGGTTGCTGTTAAGCGATATTGGGTTGTAGGTGCAAACTCGACATCCGTGCAGTGA